GCTGGCTCACGACGAGCGTTTCGGCATCTGGGGTGGCCTGTCCGAGCGCGAGCGTCGTCGCCTCAAGCGCGGCATTATCTGATCGGGATCTGATCGGGATCTGATCAGGGTCTGGAGGGCGGCCCGCTGCTCATTCGTCCTCGATCGTCGGGTCGACGACCGAGGGCTCGACATCCAGATAGCTGGCCACCTGGGCCACCAAGATTTCGTGCAACAACTCGCCAAGCTCCAGGGTGTCCTTCGCCCGTCGCTCAATTGGCTTGCGGAACAAGACAATTCGTGCTCGCGTCGCATTGCCGCGGACGTCGACTCCAGCCGGTATCAGCCGGGCAAGCGGGATCGGCCCGTCGGCGATGACTTCGGGCGGCCACTGCACGCTCTCGGGATCCTTGGCTGAGATGCGCGGGATCTCGTCCACCGCGACGTCCAATTCGGACACCCGGTCCTGCCAGTGGCGCTCGATGGGTTCGTAGGCTTCCAGCACCGCCATGTCGAACCGCTCGGACCGGCTGCGCCACCCCGGCACCGTCGGCGGCAGCAGCGGGCCACGCCACTCGCGGCCTCGGCGCCGCACCCGGCGCGCCGCCGCGGATCTGCCACCCGGCCGGCCGCTGCGCGGGTAGCCGCGGGAATCGCTCACGCGCCGATGGTAACGGTTGAACATCGCGCCCGGAACGGATGCGCGTGTCCGCCGCTTCGGCGGCGTTTCCGCACGATAGCCTTTCGGTCGTGAACGTACCCCGTCGCTGCTGCCGACCCGGGTGTCCGCATTATGCAGTGGCAACGTTGACGTTCGTCTACTCGGACTCGACGGCGGTCGTGGGTCCGCTCGCCACCGCACGTGAACCGCACTCCTGGGATCTGTGCGTCAGCCACGCCGGCCGCATCACCGCGCCGCGCGGGTGGGAGCTGGTGCGCCATGCCGGGCCGCTACCCACCAATCCCGATGAGGACGATCTGGTTGCGCTGGCCGACGCGGTGCGCGAGGGCGGCTCCGTGGCTGCCGCGGCCTATCCCGGCAGAAACGGCTCGCCGCACAACGGCTTCCCCGATCCCGTTGTGCACCACGCCGGTGTCCATACCGGTGCACATGCCACCGCCCCGACTGGTGGCGTGTTCGCGCCGTCCGAACATCGCGATGGACGTCGCCGCGGACACCTGCGCGTGTTGCCCGATCCCCCCGACTAGTCCCGACCAGCCCGGCCGATTCCCGCAGCCAGCAGCCGGTTCGGCTCCGGTCGACACCGATGCCGTCCGCGACTTCGCCGGGCCGATAGGCTGGCGGCCAAGGGACGAAGAAACCAAGTCGTCAGGAGCCCCGCCATGTCTTGGCCCGCCGCGGTTATCAATCGTGTTATCAAGGCTTATGACGTGCGCGGGTTGGTCGGGGAAGAGATCAATGAGTCGCTGACCGCCGATATCGGCGCGGTGTTCGCCCGGTTGATGCACGCCGAGGGCGCGCGGCAGGTGGTGATCGGCCACGATATGCGCGACAGCTCGCCGTCGCTGGCCGCCGCGTTTGCCGACGGGGTGACCGGACAGGGCCTCGACGTGGT
The nucleotide sequence above comes from Mycobacterium pseudokansasii. Encoded proteins:
- a CDS encoding metallopeptidase family protein; translation: MFNRYHRRVSDSRGYPRSGRPGGRSAAARRVRRRGREWRGPLLPPTVPGWRSRSERFDMAVLEAYEPIERHWQDRVSELDVAVDEIPRISAKDPESVQWPPEVIADGPIPLARLIPAGVDVRGNATRARIVLFRKPIERRAKDTLELGELLHEILVAQVASYLDVEPSVVDPTIEDE
- a CDS encoding DUF3499 domain-containing protein; protein product: MNVPRRCCRPGCPHYAVATLTFVYSDSTAVVGPLATAREPHSWDLCVSHAGRITAPRGWELVRHAGPLPTNPDEDDLVALADAVREGGSVAAAAYPGRNGSPHNGFPDPVVHHAGVHTGAHATAPTGGVFAPSEHRDGRRRGHLRVLPDPPD